In Micromonospora sp. WMMA1363, a genomic segment contains:
- a CDS encoding type I polyketide synthase — MSASYERVVEALRRSAAEVGELKKRNRQLLGASREPIAIVGTACRLPGGVTGPADLWRLVSEGRDAVSGFPTDRGWDLETLFDPDPDHPGTSYVSRGGFLSEAGLFDAGFFGISPREALAMDPQQRLLLEAAWETFENAAVDPTSLKGDDVGVFVGAAPQGYGSGPIGPEMQSFAGTGLASSVASGRVSYVFGFEGPAVTIDTACSSSLVAMHLAAQALRQGDCSLALAGGVMVMSSPNSFVVFSRQRGLAADGRCKAYADGADGMGLAEGVGLVLLERLSVARERGHRVLAVLRGSAVNQDGASNGLTAPNGPSQQRVIRAALLNAGLAPSEVDVVEGHGTGTSLGDPIEAQALLATYGQGRDPGKPLWLGSLKSNVGHAQAAAGVASVIKMVQALRHGVMPLSLHIDAPSTGVDWSAGAVRLLTEARRWPRDGRPRRVGVSSFGVSGTNAHLIIEEAPEETADEIPAHGVVPLVVSARSAVSLAGQADRLAAFVKTAAVPLAGVAGALVSGRAMLGDRAVVVAGSVDDALTGLGALARGADAAGVVTGSAGAPGKVVWVFPGQGSQWVGMGRELLGSSPVFAKRMSECADALAPWIDWSLVDVLRGEATPAVLDRVDVVQPASFAVMVGLAAVWASVGVVPDAVLGHSQGEIAAACVAGALSLEDAARVVALRSRAIAVALSGRGGMVSVALSEDEAAARLRPWADQVEVAAVNSPSSVVVAGDARALDEALASLAGQGVRVRRVAVDYASHTRHVADIRDDLAEALAGIVAQAPVVPFRSTVTGEWIREAGVLDGGYWYRNLREQVRFAPAVADLLDRRFGTFLEVSAHPVLVQPISEIVDDTDVAVTGTLRRDDGGPRRLLTAMAELFVHGVPVDWTAMLPAGAASARVELPTYAFDHRHYWLRTAEAATDAASLGQSVTDHPLLSAVVPLPTSDGAVFTSCLSLRSQPWLADHAIGGVVLFPGTGLVELALRAGDEIGCPVLNELVTEAPLVVPEHGGVRLQVAVGGPDDTGARPVDVYSLREDGADEWTRHATGVLSAAAPGDTGTGFDFAAWPPSGAQRVEVGDLYPDLAERGYAYGPAFQGVRAVWRRGQEVFAEVALPEEHRGDAAGYGIHPALLDAALQTGTVAAAAAGTDEQPGRAVMPFAWNRLVLHAVGASALRVRVAPAGPDAMTVEAADQTGGPVLTMDSLVLRAVPTEPADPAGVGSLFQVDWVELPAVAGQPSPSWVAVATADDVAALTDSPAVAVLTAVGEGDALAVTSRVLSVVQQWLAAAELDGSRLVVVTRGAVPAGDGVVSDPAASAVWGLVRAAQAENPDRFVLLDCDPAATDGPEAVLGAVLASAEPQVAARGLTLSVPRLARATRAVDSPAGFGPDSTVLVSGAGSLGALAARRLVARHGVRRLVLASRRGRDADGVADLVAELTGLGADVSVRACDLADRAQVAALLAEQGPTAVVHTAGVFDAGVVGALTPDKLARVFAPKVDAVRHLDELTRALALDAFVVYSSASSIFMGAGSGGYAAANAYLDGLMAHRRAAGLPGLSLAWGPWQQLTGMADTIDDLTLDRMSRREGRGGVLGLGSEDGMDLFDAALACEPALLVPVELDLRQVRAEAAVGGVPHLLRGLVRMGRQSARAVSGGDGGLARRLAELAPAGREALLLDLVRAQVAVVLGHADAGAVRADAAFKDAGFDSLTSVELRNRLREATGLKLPATLVFDYPNAQALARFLRAELAVDEMSAVDSVLADLAGLESAIGSVADDEARERITVRLRDLLAAAEAAADPDPSDDDLDAASDEELFALVDRFA; from the coding sequence GTGAGTGCGTCGTATGAGAGGGTCGTTGAGGCGCTGCGCCGGTCGGCGGCCGAGGTCGGCGAGCTGAAGAAGCGTAACCGCCAGCTCCTCGGCGCGTCCCGTGAGCCGATCGCCATCGTCGGGACGGCCTGCCGGCTGCCGGGTGGCGTAACCGGGCCCGCGGACCTGTGGCGGCTGGTGTCCGAAGGCCGGGACGCGGTGTCGGGCTTCCCGACGGACCGGGGCTGGGACCTGGAGACCCTGTTCGATCCGGACCCCGACCACCCGGGCACCTCGTACGTCAGCCGGGGCGGTTTCCTGTCCGAGGCGGGGCTGTTCGACGCGGGGTTCTTCGGGATCTCGCCGCGGGAGGCGTTGGCCATGGACCCGCAGCAGCGGCTGCTGCTGGAAGCCGCGTGGGAGACCTTCGAGAACGCCGCCGTCGATCCGACGTCGCTGAAGGGCGATGACGTCGGCGTGTTCGTCGGGGCGGCCCCGCAGGGCTACGGATCCGGTCCGATCGGGCCGGAGATGCAGAGCTTCGCGGGCACCGGGCTGGCGTCGAGCGTGGCCTCGGGCCGGGTGTCGTACGTGTTCGGTTTCGAGGGACCCGCGGTGACCATCGACACCGCGTGTTCGTCGTCGTTGGTGGCGATGCACCTCGCGGCGCAGGCGCTGCGGCAGGGCGACTGCTCGTTGGCGCTGGCGGGCGGCGTGATGGTGATGTCCAGCCCCAACTCCTTCGTGGTGTTCTCCCGGCAGCGGGGGTTGGCCGCCGACGGGCGGTGCAAGGCGTACGCGGACGGCGCGGACGGGATGGGTCTGGCCGAGGGGGTCGGGTTGGTGCTGCTTGAGCGGCTGTCGGTGGCTCGGGAGCGTGGGCATCGGGTTCTGGCGGTGCTGCGGGGCAGTGCGGTGAACCAGGATGGCGCGTCGAACGGGTTGACGGCGCCGAATGGGCCGTCCCAGCAGCGGGTGATCCGTGCGGCGTTGCTCAACGCCGGGTTGGCGCCGTCCGAGGTGGATGTGGTCGAGGGGCATGGTACGGGTACGTCCCTGGGTGACCCGATCGAGGCGCAGGCGTTGCTGGCGACCTACGGCCAGGGCCGCGATCCCGGGAAACCACTGTGGTTGGGGTCGTTGAAGTCGAACGTCGGCCATGCGCAGGCCGCCGCAGGAGTGGCCAGCGTGATCAAGATGGTGCAGGCGCTGCGGCACGGGGTCATGCCGCTGAGCCTGCACATCGACGCTCCCAGCACCGGGGTGGACTGGTCGGCGGGGGCGGTGCGGCTGCTGACCGAGGCACGCCGGTGGCCGCGCGACGGACGCCCGCGCCGAGTCGGTGTGTCGTCGTTCGGGGTCAGCGGCACCAACGCTCACCTGATCATCGAGGAGGCGCCCGAGGAGACCGCCGACGAGATACCGGCCCACGGTGTGGTGCCACTCGTCGTGTCGGCTCGCAGCGCGGTGTCGCTGGCCGGCCAGGCGGATCGGCTGGCCGCGTTCGTCAAGACGGCGGCGGTGCCGCTGGCGGGCGTGGCCGGCGCGTTGGTCTCGGGCCGGGCGATGCTGGGCGATCGTGCCGTGGTGGTGGCCGGCTCGGTCGACGACGCGTTGACCGGGCTCGGTGCGCTTGCCCGCGGCGCGGACGCCGCCGGCGTGGTGACCGGCAGCGCCGGCGCGCCGGGCAAGGTGGTGTGGGTGTTCCCGGGTCAGGGTTCGCAGTGGGTCGGCATGGGTCGGGAGTTGCTGGGCTCCTCGCCGGTTTTCGCCAAGCGGATGTCGGAGTGTGCCGACGCCCTGGCGCCGTGGATTGACTGGTCGCTGGTGGACGTGCTGCGCGGCGAGGCCACTCCCGCGGTGCTGGACCGGGTCGACGTGGTGCAGCCGGCGAGCTTCGCGGTGATGGTGGGTCTGGCGGCGGTGTGGGCGTCGGTGGGTGTCGTTCCCGATGCCGTGTTGGGCCACTCGCAGGGGGAGATCGCGGCGGCCTGTGTGGCGGGGGCATTGTCCCTCGAGGATGCCGCCCGGGTGGTGGCGTTGCGTAGCCGAGCCATCGCCGTGGCGCTGTCCGGCCGGGGTGGGATGGTCTCGGTCGCGTTGAGCGAGGACGAGGCGGCCGCGCGGTTGCGTCCGTGGGCGGATCAGGTCGAGGTGGCGGCGGTGAACAGCCCGTCGTCGGTGGTTGTCGCCGGTGACGCCCGGGCGTTGGACGAGGCGCTGGCGTCGTTGGCGGGCCAGGGCGTCCGGGTGCGGCGGGTGGCGGTGGACTACGCGTCGCACACCCGGCACGTGGCGGACATCCGCGACGACCTCGCCGAGGCGCTGGCGGGGATCGTGGCGCAGGCGCCGGTGGTGCCGTTCCGCTCGACGGTGACCGGGGAGTGGATCCGGGAGGCCGGAGTCCTGGACGGCGGGTACTGGTACCGGAACCTGCGCGAGCAGGTCCGGTTCGCCCCGGCGGTGGCCGACCTGCTCGACCGGCGGTTCGGCACCTTCCTCGAGGTGAGTGCGCACCCGGTGCTGGTCCAGCCGATCAGCGAGATCGTCGACGACACCGACGTCGCGGTGACGGGAACGCTGCGTCGGGACGACGGTGGCCCGCGCCGGCTGCTCACCGCCATGGCCGAGCTGTTCGTCCACGGCGTACCCGTGGACTGGACCGCGATGCTGCCGGCCGGGGCGGCGTCGGCGCGGGTGGAGTTGCCGACCTATGCCTTCGACCACCGGCACTACTGGCTCCGGACGGCCGAGGCGGCGACCGATGCGGCCTCGCTGGGCCAGTCCGTGACGGATCATCCGCTGTTGAGCGCGGTCGTGCCGTTGCCCACGTCGGACGGGGCGGTGTTCACCTCGTGCCTGTCGTTGCGCTCGCAGCCGTGGCTGGCCGATCACGCGATCGGTGGTGTGGTGCTCTTTCCCGGCACCGGCCTCGTCGAGCTGGCCCTGCGTGCCGGCGACGAGATCGGTTGCCCGGTGCTGAACGAACTCGTGACGGAGGCTCCGCTGGTGGTGCCCGAGCACGGCGGCGTTCGGCTCCAGGTCGCGGTCGGCGGACCGGACGACACCGGCGCGCGTCCCGTGGATGTGTACTCGCTGCGCGAGGACGGCGCCGACGAGTGGACGCGGCACGCCACCGGTGTGCTGTCGGCGGCGGCGCCCGGTGACACCGGCACCGGGTTCGACTTCGCGGCGTGGCCGCCCTCGGGCGCGCAGCGGGTCGAGGTCGGCGACCTCTACCCCGACCTGGCCGAGCGTGGTTACGCGTACGGGCCCGCGTTCCAGGGGGTGCGTGCGGTGTGGCGGCGGGGTCAGGAGGTGTTCGCCGAGGTCGCCCTGCCCGAGGAGCACCGTGGGGACGCCGCCGGGTACGGCATCCACCCCGCGTTGCTGGACGCGGCCCTGCAGACCGGCACCGTCGCCGCCGCGGCGGCCGGGACGGACGAGCAACCGGGACGGGCGGTGATGCCGTTCGCGTGGAACAGGCTCGTGCTGCACGCCGTGGGCGCGTCGGCGTTGCGGGTCCGGGTCGCGCCGGCCGGTCCCGACGCGATGACCGTCGAGGCCGCCGACCAGACCGGCGGCCCCGTCCTGACGATGGACTCGTTGGTGTTGCGGGCCGTGCCCACCGAACCGGCGGACCCGGCTGGTGTCGGCTCGCTGTTCCAGGTCGACTGGGTCGAACTACCCGCGGTCGCGGGGCAGCCGTCGCCGTCGTGGGTGGCGGTGGCCACCGCCGACGACGTGGCCGCCCTGACCGATTCGCCGGCGGTGGCGGTCCTGACGGCGGTCGGCGAAGGGGACGCGTTGGCCGTGACGTCGCGGGTCCTGTCGGTCGTGCAGCAGTGGTTGGCGGCAGCCGAACTGGACGGGTCGCGGCTCGTGGTGGTCACCCGGGGCGCGGTGCCCGCCGGCGACGGCGTGGTCAGCGATCCCGCCGCGTCGGCGGTGTGGGGTCTGGTACGTGCCGCGCAGGCCGAGAACCCGGACCGGTTCGTGCTGCTGGACTGCGATCCGGCCGCCACCGACGGACCGGAGGCGGTGCTGGGTGCGGTGCTGGCCAGTGCCGAACCGCAGGTCGCGGCGCGCGGGCTGACCCTGTCCGTACCGCGCCTCGCCCGCGCCACCCGGGCCGTGGACTCCCCGGCCGGGTTTGGCCCGGACTCGACGGTGCTGGTCTCGGGCGCCGGGTCGTTGGGTGCGTTGGCGGCCCGCCGCCTGGTCGCCCGGCACGGTGTGCGGCGGTTGGTGCTGGCCAGCCGCCGGGGCCGCGACGCCGACGGGGTGGCGGACCTGGTCGCCGAGTTGACCGGGCTGGGCGCCGACGTGTCGGTACGGGCCTGTGACCTGGCCGACCGGGCTCAGGTGGCGGCCCTGCTGGCGGAGCAGGGTCCGACTGCCGTCGTACACACGGCGGGCGTGTTCGACGCCGGGGTGGTCGGGGCGTTGACCCCGGACAAGCTAGCCAGGGTGTTCGCACCGAAGGTCGATGCGGTACGGCATCTGGACGAGCTGACCCGCGCCCTCGCCCTCGACGCGTTCGTCGTCTACTCGTCCGCCTCATCGATCTTCATGGGCGCGGGCAGCGGCGGCTACGCGGCCGCCAACGCGTACCTGGACGGCCTGATGGCGCACCGCAGGGCGGCGGGCCTGCCGGGCCTGTCGCTGGCCTGGGGACCGTGGCAGCAACTCACCGGTATGGCGGACACCATCGACGACCTCACCCTGGACCGGATGAGCCGGCGTGAGGGGCGCGGGGGAGTGCTGGGTCTCGGGTCCGAGGACGGCATGGATCTGTTCGACGCCGCCCTGGCTTGCGAACCGGCGCTGCTGGTGCCGGTCGAGCTGGACCTGCGGCAGGTGCGTGCGGAGGCCGCCGTCGGCGGCGTACCGCACCTGCTGCGCGGCCTGGTCCGGATGGGTCGGCAGTCGGCGCGGGCGGTGTCCGGTGGGGACGGTGGGCTGGCCCGCCGGCTCGCCGAACTCGCACCGGCCGGCCGGGAGGCACTGCTGTTGGACCTGGTGCGTGCCCAGGTCGCGGTCGTGCTCGGGCACGCCGATGCGGGCGCCGTTCGGGCGGACGCGGCGTTCAAGGACGCCGGCTTCGACTCGCTCACGTCGGTGGAGCTGCGCAACCGGCTGCGCGAGGCGACCGGCCTGAAACTGCCGGCCACCCTGGTGTTCGACTACCCGAACGCGCAGGCTCTCGCCCGGTTCTTGCGTGCTGAACTCGCCGTCGACGAGATGTCCGCGGTCGACTCCGTACTGGCCGATCTCGCCGGCCTGGAGTCGGCGATCGGGTCCGTGGCCGACGACGAGGCCCGCGAGCGGATCACCGTGCGCCTGCGGGACCTGCTGGCCGCGGCCGAGGCGGCTGCCGATCCGGACCCGTCCGACGACGACCTCGACGCGGCCAGTGACGAGGAGCTTTTCGCGCTCGTCGACCGCTTCGCCTGA
- a CDS encoding type I polyketide synthase gives MADEVQLRDYLKRAIGDARDARRRLREVEDQAREPVAIVGMACRYPGGVSSPEDLWHVVANGVDAVAGFPTDRGWDLAALFDPDPDRPGTSYTSQGGFLDGAGLFDAGLFGISPREALAMDPQQRLLLETSWEAVERAGIDPLSWRGSDIGVFAGLSSQGYGAGSGRQVAPELEGFAGTGAAPCIATGRVSYVLGFEGPAVTVDTGCSSSLVAMHLAVQALRQGECSAALAGGVMVMAQPGSFLSFSRQRGLAADGRCKAYADGADGMGLAEGVGLVLLERLSVARERGHRVLAVLRGSAVNQDGASNGLTAPNGPSQQRVIRAALLNAGLAPSEVDVVEGHGTGTSLGDPIEAQALLATYGQGRDPGKPLWLGSVKSNIGHTQAAAGVAGVIKMVQALRHGVLPATLHVQRPTTEVDWSTGEVELLTGAREWPAGERPRRAGVSSFGISGTNAHLILEEAPEEPEPAAGTLPDGVLPLVVSARSTGALTGQADRLASYLGSGTASLAGVAGALVSGRAMLGDRAVVVAGSVDDALTGLGALARGADAAGVVTGSAGAPGKVVWVFPGQGSQWVGMGRELLGSSPVFAKRMSECADALAPWIDWSLVDVLRGEATPAVLDRVDVVQPASFAVMVGLAAVWASVGVVPDAVLGHSQGEIAAACVAGALSLEDAARVVALRSRAIAVALSGRGGMVSVALSEDEAAARLRPWADQVEVAAVNSPSSVVVAGDARALDEALASLAGQGVRVRRVAVDYASHTRHVADIRDDLAEALAGIVAQAPVVPFRSTVTGEWIREAGVLDGGYWYRNLREQVRFAPAVADLLDRRFGTFLEVSAHPVLVQPISEIVDDTDVAVTGTLRRDDGGPRRLLTAMAELFVHGVSVDWNGVLPPVSGHVELPTYAFDHQHFWLQTEESATDPASFGLSATDHPLLAATVQLPRSDGRVFTARLSPRSHPWLADHVVDGVVLLPGSALVELAVRAGDEVGCPVLDELTTESPLVVPEHGAVRVQVALSGPGEGGARTVDVYAQREGAHGWTRHATGVLSAGQPPVPDVDFTAWPPPGARPVEVADFYPDLIERGHAHGPAFQALRALWQRGEEVFAEVALPDDTGTAAGSFGVHPALLDAALQPMLRGAGGDQDEPRLPLDWAGLALHGVGASALRVRLVPGGAGTVSLGAADGTGGLVVTADSVTFRPVSVEKLAATTGIHDSLFRMEWTRLTATAAEPVDGRPDVEILEVAGEHDVLAAVSRALAALQAWLARPEESRLVVVTRGAVPVGDGVVADPTGAAVWGLTRSAQAENPGRITLLDLDPDGPVEHLLGSVLASAEPQVAARGGALFVPRLARTGEQVRKAQAGFGPHGAVLVSGAGGLGAVVARHLVVRHGVRRLVLASRRGPDADGSADLVAELTRLGAEVSVVACDLSDRDEVSALLARHRPAGVVHTAGVLDDGVTAALTPERLARVFAPKVDAVRHLDELTREMDLDAFVVFSSGSGVFGSPGQGNYAAANAFLDAAMANRRAGGLPGLSLAWGLWERATGMTANLGGADQARMSRGGVRAMTVAEGMDLFDAALTSEQALLVPVKLDLREVRAGGTVPHLLRGLVRPGRQQARAAADGDGGLAQRLAGLTPAEQETLLLDLVRGQVAVVLGYSGAAAVRADGAFKDAGFDSLTSLELRNRLRAATGLKLPATMAFDYPTPYALARHLRDEFGTGGDALTRVTARIEELESLIGGLALDGSARSALTLRLQGLVARCNGVREQADGASVAEQLESASADDVLDFIDAELGLT, from the coding sequence ATGGCTGACGAGGTACAACTCCGCGACTACCTCAAGAGGGCCATCGGCGACGCCCGCGACGCCCGCAGGCGGCTGCGCGAGGTCGAGGACCAGGCGCGGGAGCCGGTGGCCATCGTCGGGATGGCCTGTCGGTACCCGGGCGGCGTGTCCTCGCCGGAGGACCTGTGGCACGTGGTGGCGAACGGGGTCGACGCCGTCGCCGGTTTTCCCACCGACCGCGGCTGGGACCTCGCGGCCCTGTTCGACCCGGACCCCGACCGCCCGGGCACCTCGTACACGAGCCAGGGCGGCTTCCTCGACGGCGCGGGCCTGTTCGACGCCGGGCTCTTCGGGATCTCGCCGCGGGAGGCGCTGGCGATGGACCCGCAGCAGCGGTTGTTGCTGGAGACCTCCTGGGAGGCGGTGGAACGGGCGGGAATCGACCCGTTGTCCTGGAGGGGTAGCGACATCGGTGTGTTCGCCGGGCTGTCCAGCCAGGGCTACGGGGCCGGCTCCGGCCGCCAGGTCGCACCGGAGTTGGAGGGTTTCGCGGGTACGGGTGCCGCTCCGTGCATCGCGACCGGCCGGGTGTCGTACGTGCTCGGTTTCGAGGGACCCGCGGTGACGGTGGACACGGGGTGTTCGTCGTCGTTGGTGGCGATGCACCTGGCCGTGCAGGCGCTGCGGCAGGGTGAGTGCTCGGCTGCGCTGGCGGGCGGCGTGATGGTGATGGCCCAGCCCGGCTCCTTCCTGTCGTTCTCCCGGCAGCGGGGGTTGGCCGCCGACGGGCGGTGCAAGGCGTACGCGGACGGCGCGGACGGGATGGGTCTGGCCGAGGGGGTCGGGTTGGTGCTGCTTGAGCGGCTGTCGGTGGCTCGGGAGCGTGGGCATCGGGTTCTGGCGGTGCTGCGGGGCAGTGCGGTGAACCAGGATGGCGCGTCGAACGGGTTGACGGCGCCGAATGGGCCGTCCCAGCAGCGGGTGATCCGTGCGGCGTTGCTCAACGCCGGGTTGGCGCCGTCCGAGGTGGATGTGGTCGAGGGGCATGGTACGGGTACGTCCCTGGGTGACCCGATCGAGGCGCAGGCGTTGCTGGCGACCTACGGCCAGGGCCGCGATCCCGGGAAACCACTGTGGCTCGGTTCGGTGAAGTCGAACATCGGGCACACCCAGGCGGCGGCGGGCGTGGCCGGCGTGATCAAGATGGTGCAGGCGCTGCGACACGGCGTCCTACCGGCGACGCTGCACGTGCAGCGGCCCACCACGGAGGTCGACTGGTCCACGGGCGAGGTGGAGTTGCTCACCGGGGCGCGCGAGTGGCCAGCGGGTGAGCGCCCGCGCCGGGCGGGGGTGTCGTCGTTCGGGATCAGTGGGACCAACGCGCACCTGATCCTCGAGGAGGCGCCCGAGGAACCGGAGCCGGCCGCGGGGACGCTTCCCGACGGGGTGCTGCCGCTGGTCGTGTCGGCGCGCAGCACCGGGGCGTTGACCGGGCAGGCCGACCGGCTCGCGTCGTATCTCGGATCGGGTACCGCGTCGCTGGCGGGCGTGGCCGGCGCGTTGGTCTCGGGCCGGGCGATGCTGGGCGATCGTGCCGTGGTGGTGGCCGGCTCGGTCGACGACGCGTTGACCGGGCTCGGTGCGCTTGCCCGCGGCGCGGACGCCGCCGGCGTGGTGACCGGCAGCGCCGGCGCGCCGGGCAAGGTGGTGTGGGTGTTCCCGGGTCAGGGTTCGCAGTGGGTCGGCATGGGTCGGGAGTTGCTGGGCTCCTCGCCGGTTTTCGCCAAGCGGATGTCGGAGTGTGCCGACGCCCTGGCGCCGTGGATTGACTGGTCGCTGGTGGACGTGCTGCGCGGCGAGGCCACTCCCGCGGTGCTGGACCGGGTCGACGTGGTGCAGCCGGCGAGCTTCGCGGTGATGGTGGGTCTGGCGGCGGTGTGGGCGTCGGTGGGTGTCGTTCCCGATGCCGTGTTGGGCCACTCGCAGGGGGAGATCGCGGCGGCCTGTGTGGCGGGGGCATTGTCCCTCGAGGATGCCGCCCGGGTGGTGGCGTTGCGTAGCCGAGCCATCGCCGTGGCGCTGTCCGGCCGGGGTGGGATGGTCTCGGTCGCGTTGAGCGAGGACGAGGCGGCCGCGCGGTTGCGTCCGTGGGCGGATCAGGTCGAGGTGGCGGCGGTGAACAGCCCGTCGTCGGTGGTTGTCGCCGGTGACGCCCGGGCGTTGGACGAGGCGCTGGCGTCGTTGGCGGGCCAGGGCGTCCGGGTGCGGCGGGTGGCGGTGGACTACGCGTCGCACACCCGGCACGTGGCGGACATCCGCGACGACCTCGCCGAGGCGCTGGCGGGGATCGTGGCGCAGGCGCCGGTGGTGCCGTTCCGCTCGACGGTGACCGGGGAGTGGATCCGGGAGGCCGGAGTCCTGGACGGCGGGTACTGGTACCGGAACCTGCGCGAGCAGGTCCGGTTCGCCCCGGCGGTGGCCGACCTGCTCGACCGGCGGTTCGGCACCTTCCTCGAGGTGAGTGCGCACCCGGTGCTGGTCCAGCCGATCAGCGAGATCGTCGACGACACCGACGTCGCGGTGACGGGAACGCTGCGTCGGGACGACGGTGGCCCGCGCCGGCTGCTCACCGCCATGGCCGAGCTGTTCGTCCACGGCGTCTCCGTCGACTGGAACGGCGTTCTTCCGCCGGTCTCGGGCCACGTCGAGCTGCCCACCTACGCCTTCGACCACCAGCACTTCTGGCTCCAGACCGAGGAGTCGGCGACCGACCCGGCCTCGTTCGGTCTGTCGGCGACGGACCACCCGCTGTTGGCAGCGACGGTCCAACTGCCCCGATCCGACGGCCGGGTGTTCACCGCGCGTTTGTCGCCACGGTCGCATCCCTGGCTGGCCGATCACGTCGTCGACGGGGTCGTGCTCCTGCCCGGCAGCGCGCTGGTGGAGTTGGCGGTGCGGGCCGGCGACGAGGTGGGGTGTCCGGTACTGGACGAACTCACGACGGAGTCGCCGCTGGTGGTGCCCGAGCACGGCGCGGTCCGCGTGCAGGTGGCGCTGAGCGGGCCTGGGGAGGGCGGCGCGCGGACGGTGGACGTGTACGCCCAGCGTGAGGGCGCGCACGGGTGGACGCGGCATGCCACCGGTGTCCTCTCCGCCGGACAGCCGCCGGTCCCCGATGTCGACTTCACGGCGTGGCCGCCACCGGGTGCCCGGCCGGTCGAGGTGGCGGACTTCTACCCCGACCTGATCGAGCGGGGACACGCCCACGGGCCCGCGTTCCAGGCCCTGCGGGCCCTGTGGCAGCGGGGCGAGGAGGTGTTCGCCGAAGTCGCCCTGCCGGACGACACGGGTACGGCGGCGGGCAGCTTCGGGGTTCATCCCGCTTTGCTGGACGCGGCCCTGCAGCCGATGCTGCGCGGCGCGGGAGGAGATCAAGACGAGCCGCGGCTGCCGCTCGACTGGGCGGGGCTGGCGCTGCACGGTGTCGGCGCGTCGGCGCTGCGGGTGCGGCTGGTGCCCGGCGGGGCCGGCACCGTCTCGCTGGGGGCGGCCGACGGGACCGGTGGCCTGGTGGTCACGGCCGACTCGGTCACCTTCCGACCGGTGTCCGTCGAGAAGCTCGCGGCGACGACGGGTATCCATGACTCGCTGTTCCGGATGGAGTGGACCCGGCTGACGGCGACGGCGGCGGAGCCGGTCGACGGTCGGCCCGACGTCGAGATCCTGGAGGTGGCCGGCGAGCACGACGTCCTTGCCGCGGTCTCGCGGGCGTTGGCCGCGCTGCAGGCCTGGCTGGCCAGGCCGGAGGAGTCGCGGTTGGTGGTCGTGACCCGGGGTGCGGTGCCCGTTGGCGACGGGGTGGTGGCTGACCCGACCGGGGCGGCCGTGTGGGGTCTGACGCGTTCGGCCCAGGCCGAGAACCCGGGCCGGATCACCCTGCTGGATCTCGATCCCGACGGTCCCGTCGAACACCTGCTGGGATCGGTGCTGGCGAGCGCGGAACCGCAGGTCGCGGCCCGCGGCGGCGCCCTGTTCGTCCCGCGCCTGGCCCGGACCGGCGAACAGGTGCGGAAGGCCCAGGCCGGGTTCGGTCCGCACGGGGCGGTGCTGGTCTCCGGCGCGGGCGGGCTCGGCGCCGTGGTGGCCCGGCACCTGGTGGTCCGGCACGGTGTGCGGCGTCTCGTGCTGGCCAGCAGGCGGGGTCCGGACGCCGACGGCAGCGCTGACCTGGTCGCGGAGTTGACGCGGCTCGGTGCCGAGGTATCGGTCGTCGCCTGTGACCTGTCCGACCGGGACGAGGTGTCCGCCCTGCTGGCGAGGCACCGCCCGGCGGGTGTCGTGCACACGGCGGGTGTTCTCGACGACGGTGTGACCGCGGCGTTGACTCCGGAGCGGTTGGCGAGGGTGTTCGCGCCCAAGGTCGACGCCGTGCGGCATCTCGACGAGCTGACCCGCGAGATGGACCTCGACGCGTTCGTGGTGTTCTCGTCCGGGTCGGGTGTGTTCGGCTCTCCCGGGCAGGGCAACTACGCGGCGGCGAACGCCTTCCTCGACGCCGCGATGGCGAACCGCCGGGCGGGCGGCCTACCGGGGTTGTCGTTGGCGTGGGGGCTGTGGGAGCGGGCCACGGGCATGACCGCGAACCTCGGTGGCGCGGACCAGGCACGCATGAGCCGCGGCGGCGTGCGGGCCATGACGGTGGCGGAGGGCATGGACCTGTTCGACGCGGCGCTGACGTCCGAGCAGGCATTGCTGGTGCCGGTCAAACTCGACCTCCGGGAGGTGCGTGCCGGCGGCACGGTGCCGCATCTGCTGCGCGGTCTGGTGCGGCCAGGCCGGCAGCAGGCGCGGGCTGCGGCCGACGGGGACGGTGGGCTGGCTCAGCGGCTCGCCGGACTGACTCCGGCGGAGCAGGAGACGCTGCTGCTGGACCTGGTGCGCGGCCAGGTCGCGGTGGTGCTCGGGTACTCCGGCGCGGCGGCCGTCCGGGCGGACGGGGCGTTCAAGGACGCCGGATTCGATTCGTTGACGTCACTGGAGCTGCGCAACCGGCTGCGTGCGGCGACCGGCCTGAAGCTGCCGGCCACGATGGCTTTCGACTACCCGACCCCGTACGCCCTGGCACGTCACCTGCGCGACGAGTTCGGGACCGGCGGTGACGCGCTCACCCGGGTCACCGCCCGGATCGAGGAGCTCGAGTCGCTGATCGGCGGCCTCGCCCTCGACGGGTCCGCGAGATCCGCCCTCACGCTGCGACTGCAGGGGCTGGTGGCCAGGTGCAACGGAGTCCGCGAGCAGGCGGACGGGGCCTCGGTGGCGGAACAGCTCGAGTCGGCGTCCGCCGACGACGTCCTCGACTTCATCGACGCGGAACTCGGCCTCACCTGA